ACCGACAATAGATTTATGGTATTTGTGGTCAATCTTCAAAACTTCGGTGACAAAGTCGGAAGCTTCGGCGACAATTGATTCTACACGTTTAGCAGCATCTTTGATATTCTGTCTAGAACCGGTAATCTCCAACTCAACCTCACCGGTTTCTTGAACCTTTGGATCTGTGCTCTTCTGTAAGAAATCCATTTCGACACCATACTCAGCCCTAATGTCATTGATATTATCACCGTTCTTACCGATAATTCTTGGGACATGTTCGGCTGGAACGTTGATGATCATTTTATGAccattttccatttcaaaatctaGCAAAgctttcaattcttcatgTGCCTTGTTGACACCACGGGAAGGACCTCTAATGGTGACAATCTCACTGTCTCTTGGGAAGTTAATGAAGACATTGTATTTTTCCTGTAAACGGTTACGATAGGTACCGTGCTGACCAATCATGTTACCGTGAAACTTTATTGGAACAATTATTTCCTTTGTGATAATATCAGCCCATTTCTTAGCTTCGGCAGTCATGTATGTTTTGGCATGAATCAAGTTATATTCTAAACCAGTTAAAGTAATTTCGACATTCCTGTCCTTGGCGGCGTTATTGATTTCTTCGTTTGGAATATCAACTTGGCACGCAAACTTTTCACGAATTTGTTGTAAGTTGGAACCCTTGTTACCAATTAATCTGGCAACAGAGTTAGCTGGGATATTAACAGTCattttgcttttgcttGATGGAGAACTCAAAATAGATTCGAAAATTTTGTTAGCGACATTAGCAGCTTTTTCATCGCCTCTAACCGTCAATTGATTTTGTTCAGGAGTATGTAGTTTGATTTGGATATGACCTTCTTGTTCAGAAATGTTTTCCATGATCAATTTCCAAGTTGCAGAAGATGGTTTAAATAAGGAATCTTGAATCTCCTCTGAGAATTCGTAGATCTTAGTTTTCATGTTGTTTTGCTTAGCACGTAGCGAATCTAACGATTCGTTagctttcttcaaagatgcTTGAATTTCTTCGATAGATGGTTTGAagtcttcatcttcagttAGAGCAATGAGCAGGACAGTGTTGTCATTTGGATAATAATCGCCAAATTGGACGAAGGCAACACTACTTTCAGAAGCCAGCAAGCAATGTTTGATAGACCCACCAAACAACTCGTAATCCAAGTCTGTGATAGTCAAAGTTTCAGAAGGTGGAAAATTGTTCACGAAAGAAATCAACTCCTTACGAACGGTCTTGATGTCGTTTGCTTCATCAGACTTTGCACTGATGTGAACAGTTATGGTTTCTGCAGTTGGCAATGACTGTATGGATGGCAAAGAAATCTTAACATTAGGATGAGATTCTACAAGGCCCTTCAATACAGAGTATTTCGTGAAGTACATGATTAAATTCTTGGCATGAGTAATGTTCTTACTATGAGCCTTGGAAATATCCAAGGATTCGACGACAtaactttttgaagaagatctaGCGTAGGTGATAGCTTCAGCGACCTCATCACGCAAACCAATAAATGACACTAATTCATCGCCAGGAGTGGATGGGAAAGTGACAATGACattgtatttttccttcaattcaCCAGcatcaatcaaaaattggaaCTTGGATGgaatttttactttttcttcatctaaATCGGAAGCTAACTTCTTCAAGTAATCTTGAATAGATGCTTTGGTGGCTTTAGCCTTTTCACGAGGACCAGAAATGACAATATCGCCGGATTTTTTATAGAATTGAACTTTGActtcgtcatcatcggAAGTAAAACTGGAAACGTCGACGTATGGTAAGTATTTCTCGTCATCGACAACCACTTTTATTGTAGCATTCTTGGTTTCTTCCCTGACAATGGCCAGAATTTTAGCCTTAGCCATGCTAACAGATTCAAAATCACCAAATAAGGAAACGTCACTTGTAGTGTCGTCCATGTCTTCATCGTAAGAGCCTTCATTGACTTCCTTAGAGACATTGATTTTAACTTCGTAAGCGTCACTGATTTCGCGAATGGTTCTACCACCGGAACCAATGATGCTGGCTTTACATTTAGATGGGACTTCGATAACAGCGTTGATTGGTTTAgtcaatttcttcaccaATTCTCTCTTTGCTTCGTGGACGTTAGCAGCCACAccagaaatcaaaaatgtaCGAGAATTCTTGGAAAGGGTGGATTCGACAGAAACGTCgtgatttttcttcacgGATTGGACGATACGGGATAACTCAGGTTTGGTGATTGACAATTGAGATTCCAAATCCAAAGCAAACGCTTCTTGAATGTTCTTTGAACGCATTCTTGTTGCGC
Above is a window of Saccharomyces kudriavzevii IFO 1802 strain IFO1802 genome assembly, chromosome: 10 DNA encoding:
- the SCP160 gene encoding Scp160p (similar to Saccharomyces cerevisiae SCP160 (YJL080C); ancestral locus Anc_1.290) gives rise to the protein MSEEQTVIDTPPSTVDGSVETVTTIDSPSTTASIIAATTEEQPQLEKKPTPLPSLKDLPSLGSNAALANVKVNWGPNMKPVVSSSPSPSPSAPSLTTGLGATRMRSKNIQEAFALDLESQLSITKPELSRIVQSVKKNHDVSVESTLSKNSRTFLISGVAANVHEAKRELVKKLTKPINAVIEVPSKCKASIIGSGGRTIREISDAYEVKINVSKEVNEGSYDEDMDDTTSDVSLFGDFESVSMAKAKILAIVREETKNATIKVVVDDEKYLPYVDVSSFTSDDDEVKVQFYKKSGDIVISGPREKAKATKASIQDYLKKLASDLDEEKVKIPSKFQFLIDAGELKEKYNVIVTFPSTPGDELVSFIGLRDEVAEAITYARSSSKSYVVESLDISKAHSKNITHAKNLIMYFTKYSVLKGLVESHPNVKISLPSIQSLPTAETITVHISAKSDEANDIKTVRKELISFVNNFPPSETLTITDLDYELFGGSIKHCLLASESSVAFVQFGDYYPNDNTVLLIALTEDEDFKPSIEEIQASLKKANESLDSLRAKQNNMKTKIYEFSEEIQDSLFKPSSATWKLIMENISEQEGHIQIKLHTPEQNQLTVRGDEKAANVANKIFESILSSPSSKSKMTVNIPANSVARLIGNKGSNLQQIREKFACQVDIPNEEINNAAKDRNVEITLTGLEYNLIHAKTYMTAEAKKWADIITKEIIVPIKFHGNMIGQHGTYRNRLQEKYNVFINFPRDSEIVTIRGPSRGVNKAHEELKALLDFEMENGHKMIINVPAEHVPRIIGKNGDNINDIRAEYGVEMDFLQKSTDPKVQETGEVELEITGSRQNIKDAAKRVESIVAEASDFVTEVLKIDHKYHKSIVGGGGHTLRDIISKAGGEEIRNKSVDIPNADSESQDITVQGPQKFVKAVVAEINKIVKDGENSVTKTLEIPAERKGALIGPGGMVRRQLESEFSISLFVPNKDDPSGKITITGLPENVEKAEKKILNEIIRENFDREVNVPASVYEYVSERGAFIQKLRMDLFVNVRFGNTSKKANKLARAPIEIPLEKVRGSTEGENAEKTKFTVEEVAAPSTEEGDITMRLTYEPVDLSSILDDEEKEVEKETSVDSAKKEEALDTAVKLIEERIAKAPSATYAGYVWGADTRKFNMIVGPGGSNIKKIREAADVVINVPRKTDKVNDVVYIRGTKAGVEKAGEMVLKSLRR